The nucleotide sequence ACGATTTACGAAGGCATGGGCCAGGATGCGCTCGGCATTTGGACGTCACCTGATGGGAAGGTGAAACTCGCATTTTTCAACGATCCCGATGGCAATGCGCTGACCCTGTCCCAGCATCAGTGATTGGCTCGCGCAGCCTCGGCCAGCGCCTGATCGAGCGCCCGGCGCGCATATCGAGACGCGACGAATACAGCAGCCAACGTCAACGCGAGCCCCAGCACCATCGTCACCCATGCCAATGGCCCGCGCGCCGAATGCTCACCCGACACGAGCGCCGCGGCGCTCTCCACGTTCGAGCCAATGTACGCGTGCACCACCGTCGCCGGAAATAACCCGCAAAATGTTCCCAGCGCAAAATCGCGCAACTTCAATGACGTCGCCGAAAGCATATACGTCGCGAGGTTTTGCGGGAATGTCACGGCCAAACGCATCAAAAGCGTAATCTTGAAACCGCTCGTGCGCACGGCATGATCGACCGCACGCCAAAAATGAGTTTCAGCGGAGCGCGCCAAAAATATTTTGTTCGCAAACGTTCGCCCCACGAGAAATACGATACACGCGCACAACGTTACGCCTGGCCACGCAAGCAAAAGGCCCCACCCAAAACCATACGCGTATCCAGCAAGTCCGGACATGAGCCAAAGGGGCGTCGTCACGAGCAGCGCAATCGTCTCGATGACCAAAAAAAGTCCCACGCCCAAAAGCGGCACTTCGCGCATGAATTCGACAAGGTCCACGAGCGCTCGGCGGACGAGCGGCACGCGCATCACGACGAAGGGAAACGCAAGCAACAAGCCTACCAAGAGAAGCCGCGATAAACGCTTCCAATGCTTCGCCGAAATCGCCATGAACGTCCTAATCGAAACGCGCTCGGGTCACGATACCGCCCTCACACGCGGATACGCAAGCGCCAATCGATAGCAGATGACGCGCAAGGACAACGAAGCCACCCATTTTCTTCCTGGAAAAGTACGATGATCGGGGCCATCCTAAAATAAAGGCGGCTTGCATGGCTTCTGCCACGATCGAAAGACTCGTCGCGCACTTCGACCGAAGAGAGCAGCGAACGGTGCCGCCTCTAGCGCCGAAAGAATCGAGCGTGGAACGCGCTGCATGGCGAGAGCAGATCGTCAATGCGCTCGAACGCCTCGAAGCAAATGGAGTGCTCGATCAACGAGATTCACTCGAAAATCCACTGACGGAATCGCTCGTCACGGTCGCCGAGGGCACCTTGTGGGAACCATTTGCCCGCGAGCCCGGACGAACTCGAATCTTTGGCGAGCTGGTGTTCAATTTGGCCGACCCGAAACGTATCAATCAAGGACTCAAAGGAACTTGCGGAGCCGCGTGCATCGAAGGGTACATGGCAGAGCGTGATCCGGCGGAATACGCACGCATCGTGACGGGACTCGTGACACGCGATGGACGCGCGACGCTGAAGAGCGGCGAAGAGCTCGTATGCGACGAAGACGTGCTGGGCCCAGGTCCGCTCGAACAAGGGCGCAATCCGGTGAGTCGCGTTTTTCAAGCGGCGTGCATGGAGTTTGCCTATCCAAACATGGATTACGACAATGTCGTCGATGGCCATTTCGACGGCGACGAGAACGTTGGTTCGGGACTCGAAATGAACGCCTTCGAACGGCTTCTCGCAGCGGTCACGGGCGAAACGTGGAAAACCATTTCCGTCGCGCATACGCGCATGGCGAGCATGTTTTCGCGCTTGGGAATGGACACGCACGACGTCGTCGACATCGTTCGAGATGGGCTTTCGATCATCGATCAATCGACGCGCCAAGGCGATCACGTGTTCGTCACGCTGCAATTGCCTTCGGTGCCGAATCCCATTCCGGGCGCAGAGCCTGCGGTTCTGCACGATGCGCCGCACAAGGTTCGCGTCCTTCGAATCGATTGGACGAACCGCTCGATCCACTACGACGATCCGATGGATCCGACGCAAAGCTGGTTCGACGGTGCCGAAGTCACGATTCACGACGCGCAAGGGCATTGCAGCATGAAGATCGACGACTTCCTGCGGCTGATGACGGAGCTGAGTTATCGACCGGCGTTATGGAAGCGATCGGTCTGATAGCGGGCCTGGATTTGCACGCTCGCTTCGCGCGCGTGGGACGCGCGCTTCGCGAGGCTTAGTTTACGATGGGGGGTCCGAGCCTCCCGGTGCTTTTGCTTCGCAAAAGCACGGCGAGGCTCGGACCCCCCATACCCCCCGATTTGCCTTATGCCAAACTGAACGGCGCTCTCAACAAGCCCCAGCGCAACCGCGTACCGAGTGAAACCAAAGGCCGCCTTGCGCTTCGCAGTCGTCACGCTCGAACTTGATCGTGCAGCAACGCTCGGTGCCGGGCCCACACACTTGCTGCACCGGTCCACTGCGCAAGCAACAGATGGCTTGGTCGTCATCGAGCGGTACGTCGACCTTGGGCTTCTCGGGCGCCGATGGCAGCGACGGCGACGGGACACTCGGCGCCTGCACCTGCGGCATCTCGGGAGCCTGCGGCATTTGAGGCAGCTCGAACTTCGGAGGCTCGGGGATCGTCGGCAACTGCGGCAGACCGAGGAGTTGGCAGCCGAGCGGACCACCAGCGAACACAACAGCGGCAAATGGCACGCAAAGGGCGACGAATTGGCGTAGCTGCTTCACGATTTCCTTCGGTCGCATAGGACGAACCTCGAGCGACAATTCCTGGATCACGTGTCGCATGAACCCGCGCGCGTGGCAAGATATCGGACGAACATCCATGCACGATGCTCGAGTCCCGCGGCAAGCACGCGGAGATCCGCAGATGCAACGTGCAAGGAGCCCGCGACCGAGTCGCCATCACCGCTACGGTTGAAAGTGCGTGCGCGGAGTGCAATCCATGAACGTCGGTGACTACTCCTCACGCTACTTCCGCGTCTTCACCACGTTCGCTCGCGCCTCGTGAGCACGGAGCGTACGGACAGCTCGGCGTGCCGCTCATCGCAGGGCTCGCGCTGGGAACGCCCAACGTCGCATCGATCGGGCTTGCCGTCGGAGCGCTCGCAACGTTCTTTGCGCACGAACCGCTCCTGGTGTTGCTCGGTCAACGCGGCGCGAGAGCACGTGCACAAGACGGCGCACGAGCTGCAAAACGCTTGAAGCTCTTGGGCACCATCGCAGTGGTCTTCGGCGGCGTGGGATTGTTTTTTGCTCCAACGATCGCGCGTCTCGGTGCCCTGCCCCCGCTGCTCCTCGCGTGCATCGTCGTGTGGTTCGTCTGGCGCAAGGAAGAGAAAACGACGTTGGGAGAAGTCGTTGCAGCAACGGCTCTGTCGGGCGTGGGTTTTCCCATCGCGCTTGCCGAAGGCGTCGACCTCTTCCGCGCAGCGCTCGTGTGGGTCGTCTGGGCCGTCGCGTTTGCCCTCGCAACCGTCGCGGTACGAGCCGTGATTGCCCGAGCGAAACATGCCGGTCCTTTGCCGATCGTCACGGCGTATGTTGCGCTCGTCGGATCGATCGTGGCGAGCGTCGGTTTGGCACTCGCGGGTCAACTTCCGATGTCCGTGCCGATCGCGCTTGTACCGTTCCGGAAGTGCTGGGCCTCGGCGTGCTCGTCGCACCCGTGCATACGAAGCACTTGCGCAAGGTGGGCTGGGGCTTGGTTGCGGCGAGCGTCACGACGTGTGGGTTTGTCGTGACGTTCTTTCGTTGATGTTTAGTTTGCGGCGCAGTCGAGGTTTTGCGTCGAGCAGTTCGTCATGACGCACGTCGAGCACTCGGTCGTCGCCGCGGCTCCCGTGCAGATGTTGCTCCCACAATCGGTCATGCAGTCCGTGCAGGTGCACGTCTTCAGCGCATCGAACGCCGCTTCGCTTGCAGGTGTGCAGAACGGATCGGCAGGAGCACCGAGGCCCGTTGCCTTCACCGCTTGATCACACGTAGTGCACGCGCCGCCGCTTCCGCCGCTTCCGCCGCCACCGCCACTTCCACCACTTCCACTCGAAGAGCTCGACTCGGAACTCGAAACACCATCGACGCCATCGCAGTTCTGATCGATGCCATCGCCAAGCGTATCGGTCGCTCCGGGATTCATCGACGCGTCGTTGTCGTTGCAGTCGGCGTAGTCCGGGTATCCATCGCCATCGAAATCGAAGCTGTCGCCTGGTGGGCCGCCGTAACAGGCCATCAGCGTGACGGCGACGAGGCCGCCGGTGGCAGCCGCGGCGACGCCCTTGACGAGGCCGCCGAGCTTCAGAAGGTACTTTGACGTCCAACGATTCCGCGCCACAGTGCGGACACGCGGCCGCGTTCGTCGGAACGAACCCTTCACAATGCGTGCACGTGAGAAGCATGAATAAGGATCCTTTTTTGAAGCGCGCTCATAGGCTGCACGCGTCTATAGGCCCGAGAATAGCGAACGGATTCGTCGCATACCTTTCGTGGCGCTTTTACATGCCGGCTGCGTCCCGGTCATCGCCGCCATGATGAATTTGCCCACACGGAATATAGAAACCTTGACTGATGCCGCATCCACCTGTGTAGTACGCCCTGCTCGGTAGGCAGGCTAAGTTGGCCATATGTCCGACAAACCCGATAATGACCAGACCCTAACGGGCCTTCTGCAACGGCTCTTAGGACCCCCTAGAGAGATCGACGGTTCGCGCGCCACCAACCGTCTGAGCTTTCAAGTGCATTGGGGCCTTTGGAAAACGCTAACGCTGCACCAAACGCCACGCGATTACGCCGTCCTGTTCGACTTTCACGACGACATCGTGGTTTTCGAGCCTGCCGACGCCCCGCAACGCGCAGAGTTTTATCAAGTTAAAACCAGAACCGACCCCCACTGGACGCTGGGGACCCTGCTGGAGGCGGACGGACCCTCGGGTAGCGTTTTCGGAAAGCTATGCTTGCATATTGTTAAATTCCGAGGCTACGTTCACCTCGTAGCCCTCGTCTCGAATAAGACCTTTGGCCTCAAGCTTACCACGGGAGTGCCTTCGGATCACTTGAACGAAGTCAGCTTCGCCGACATTGATACTGAGACGTTCGACAAGCTTATGGATCGCGCTCACAAGGACGTTGCGTCGATCGGTGAAACGATAGAACCGCAAGAAGCCAAAGACGTCGTCCGCTTCATCGTCACAGCATTGCCACTAGAAGACCAGGAAACATTCCTGCTTGGCGAAGTCAACAAGTGCCTAGCGAAGACATTTTCTCATTGTCGCGACCAGAGGTTCAACTCGGTGGGTGCATACAGACACCTGTGCCTTGAAGTAGAACGCCGCACAAAATTCGAATATTTACATAACATCAAAAATGCCGAAGATCTATTCAGGTTCAAAACCCTAACGCGCCGCGAACTGACGGACACGCTGAAGGAATACGATCCACGAATGGATCCTGAACAAGCATTCCAGCACCTAGAGCCTACCCTAGCGCAAAACGGCTACTCGGATCGTAAACGATCAAGCATCAGGACTGCATGGCGTACCTATGCCGCTCGCGTTCGCGATCCACACGATGCATCAATTCGTGCGGTGCGGGAAGAGGTTCAGCGCTTCGCCAAAAGCGCGAAACGAGACGAATCCTGGGACAGCTATCGTGATCTAATTGAGCGTGGCGTACGCGACGTTTTGCCCGAGATAGAGCATTTGCCGTTAAAATACCGCGACTTAGACTTGCTTGCCGCAGCCGTGCTGATGGAATTCTATCGATTGGAGTACGATGAAACGGATAGAGCAGACACCCATGACGCCGCTCCCGAGAGCGGATTACAACCGTCTAATTCGCAGCCTGAGGAGAAGGCTCCATGAGAAGCTTGTTGTTGCGCCGAATTTACATCCAGTCTCCCCGGGAGAGAAGAGCCCGAATGGTAGAACTGGATCGCAAAGTGACCGTAATTCAGGGGGAAAATAGAACAGGCAAATCGTCTTTGATCCGAACGATATGGCACTGCTTCGGTGCATCGCCTTCCACCACGAGCAGCAGGTGGGAGCGTGCAGCAACCGTCAGTGCCGTCGAATTTGCTATCGACGACCGCGATTACACTGTTCTACGCAATGGCGATACAATTGCGTTATTCGCTGGACGCGATCAATTGATACGAGTGGTCGAAGCAGGTTCGCCTGAGTGTTCGGAATACTTTTCGCAATTTTTCGGCTACGGCCTCATGATCCCCTCAGCAGGCGCATCGGTTCCGCCCCCTGCATACATGTATCTCCCGTATTACATAGACCAAGACAAGAGCTGGATCCGGCCCTGGACGGGACTAAAGATTCGGAGTGCCATCTCGGGCCTGCGAGAGGAATTAGTAGACTTCCACGTCGGATTGAAGCCGAATGCATACTACGAATACCGAGCCCGCGAAACCAGGCTAGAAGCAGACTTGCACGCCACAGATGCGCAGCTCAAGGTCATAAGCAAGACGTATACGAGTATCGGCGACCGCTTCGACGGTTTCGTCGTAGAATTCGACCAATTCACCACAGAGGTCGATGAAATTTTGCAGAGATGCAGAAATCTCCAAGCGCAGGACGATGCATTCAAGGAAAAGCTCGTCAATCTAAATAATCGCAAGATGGCCATACTTGCTCAGGTCGATGTGGTGGGCTCAATAGCCAAGGAGCTTCATCTTGATTACCTCTTTGCGATGGGCCAGGTGGCGGAACGCATCGAGTGTCCGCTGTGCGGAGCTTCGTGCCCAAATACGATGGCATCGCGCGCGTCCCTCGCTCAAGACGAGGACGTCTGCCTGCAGATCGCTACTCGACTCCGGAGCGACTTGATTGCCATTGAGCGCGAGATCGCAAAAACACAGGCTTCTTACCAGCGCAATGCTGAAGAGCTTTCCCGCGTGCAGGAATTGCTCGACAGGAGGAAGAAGGAGATCACTCTTAAAGATTTGATTGCCGCCGAGGGCAAGAAGGAGCTCAGAGCCCGATTGAAAACAGAAATCGATTCGCTATCTCAGGGAAGACTACGTTTGGCGGCCGAAATCGAAGATTGCCGGCGCTGGACCAGATCAGCCATCAACAAGCAACTTCGAAAGGATATCCTCAAGGATTACAGGGAGCTATTTTCCCGGCATCTCGACTCTCTGGACGTGTCACAATCCCAGCGCTCGGACATGTTCACTTCCTTGACGCCATCCTTTGTTGAAGGAACAGGGAGCGAGAAGCCGCGCATTTCGTTGGCATATGCGTACACATTGCTTCACCTGATTCGTAAGCGCCCACAAGGCGTGGTGTTTCCCGTCGTTATCGATTCGCCAAATCAGAGTGACCAGGACGCCCAGCACCGTACACGAATATTTCGATTCATACGAGATGCCTTGCCCTCAGAAACGCAGCTCATCCTGGGAACTATGAGCACATGGGGGGTCAACTTTGGGGGTAGAGTTGAAAACTTGGATACCAAAGATGTACTCTTACGTGATGACCAATACGACAAGGTGGTCGCTGTACTGCGCCCGCTCCAGACGAAAGTATGGGCTTTGAGGCCATTAGGATGAGAGCTCACGACGTCGCTCCGCCCGGGGGGCTTGACATGGCAAGACGAACCTGCGCGATCCCCGCTTCGGGCTTCAGCACCACCAACAAAACCGATGCTCCCCCGGCCTCCTCCAAGCACGCTTCGTGATGGACAAACCACAGCCCCCTCAAAGAGCTTGAAAAAGTTCCTCGAGAGGGCTGGACTCGAAGTTGCGAAGCAACGGAGGAGTCCTATGTGGCACGGCTTTTGCCGGACGTCAAGTTTTTCTTGACGCTTGTCGAGCTTGACGAAGCGATCGCACAAGAGGCCAGCGCGGCTGGATGCGCGTGCGGGGGCAAACTTCACCGAGCAGACTACCCGCGAAAACCACGCGGCATCGTGGCCGACGCCGAACCATTGTTCAGCCGCCGCATCAGCTTTTGCTGCGCTCGAGAAGGCTGCCGAGCACGCACGACGCCGCTCTCGATCCGCTTTGTTTCTCGCTCCGTGTACGTTTTCGCCATCATCCTGCTGGCGGCTGCAACGTACTGGCAGCAGCGCGGCGCCGACAGCGCTCGTCGTGCCGCGACAACCGCCGCAGAATCATTCGACATCCCCCGACGAACCCAGCGTCGCTGGCTTGCGTTTTTCGTGTCCATTCTGCCATCGCTGTCCGGCTTCATCGCCGAACGCTCGCGTTTCATGCCTCCCCTCAACGAAACGCGCTTGCCCCTGTCGCTCCTCGAAAGGTTTTCCGGTGATCCCCGAGACCAACTCATGCACGCCTTGCGGTTTGTCGCAATGGTTACGAAGCCGCCCAGTCATCGAGCACGCTATCCGATACTCGATTGTCGATACGCAGAGCTTGGTTTTTGCGGTAAAACCGATTCTGAGGTAGTCCCCGGTTGTCCGGAGGCGGCAATGTAGCCCGCGCTCCGGTCATCGAGGTGACCTTATGAACGAATGAGAGGGCGTGCCGATGCGCATGCGATGGGCTCGTCTGCGCTTTCAAATCATAGGAACGCTTTTTGCGGCTCCGCCCGATCATGGCGAGTTATCGATTGCCATCGAGGAGCTCGCCAAGAAGCAATGGCGCCATCCCACGACGGGAGAATGCGTCAAGTTTGGCGCGTCCACCATCGAGCGATGGTACTACCAAGCCAAAGCGTCGCCCGTCGACACGATGGAATCGCTCGCGCGCAAAGTGCGTGGTGATGCAGGAAAACAACCCTGCATCCATGCCGTGCTCAAAGAGACCATTCGGCGCCTGCACCAGCAATTCCCGTGGCTGTCGTTTCAGCTTCATTACGACAACATCTGGCTCTCGCGGAAAAGGATCCGACCATCCATCCGATTCCGTCGTATTCGACGATTTGTCGATACATGAAGAGCCAGGACTCTTGCGCGCAAAGTCGTCCAAGATCCGGCAGAAGAAGTCGAATACGGGCGAAGCTTTCGAGGTGCGGGAAACGCGCTCCTTCGAGGTGGAGCACGTCAATGGGCTGTGGCATTTGGATTTTCACGAATGCTCACGCAGCCTCTGCTTGCCATCGGGCGAACGGCACAAGCCGGTGCTCTTGTGCGTGCTCGATGATCGGTCACGATTGGTTTGCCATGCGCAATGGTACCTCGCTCCGAGCGCGGAGACGCTGATTCACGGCCTTTGCCAAGCGATCATGAAACGCGGATTGCCCTGGGCGCTTTACGCCGACAATGGCGGGGCCATGGTTGCCGCCGAAACGCGTGAGGGACTGTTGCGACTCGGTATCGTGTACGATCACACGCGGCCGTATGGTCCTGAGCAAAACGCCAAGCAGGAAGTGTTTTGGGCTCAGGTCGAAGGTCGGCTCATGGCGATGCTTCGCGGCGAGCCTACGCTGACTTTGGCATTGCTGAACCAGGCGACGCAAGCGTGGGTCGAACAGGAATACAATCGGTCCATCCACAGCGAAACCAAGCAAGCGCCCATTGCACGATTTCTCGATGGGCCGAATACGAGTCGCCCGAGTCCAGAGCTGGACGAATTGCGCCAGGCATTTCGTCGGTCCACGACGCGCGCAGAGACAAGGCGACGGCACGCTGAGCCTCGAGGGGATTCGTTTCGAGATTCCCGCGCGATATCGGCCTTTGAAGCGCGTCCACGTCCGATATGCAAATGGGACTTGTCGTCGGTGGAACTGTGCGACGAGCGTACGGGAAAGTCTCTGTGCACGCTTTTGCCGCTCGACAAGGCCAAAATGCCGACCGACAACGGCGAGTGATTCAATCGGACGCAAAGCCGACCGACCACGCAGGGGACGCGCCTGGAATCACGCCATTGCTACAGAAATACATTGCCGAATACGCGGCGACCGGGTTGCCCCCGGCATACCTCGCTCACGAGGAAGTAACGGAATTTTCTGAAAGAGGACACATGAAGTCGAAACTCTTGACGCTTTACGGGCTAAAATTCAATCCATTTCGCCCGGACGTGCCGATTGAAGCGATCTACGCATCGCCCGCCATCGAATCTTTTTGCCAGCGTACGGCGGCCGCCGTGCAAGATGGCGGATTCGTCATGATTACGGGTGATCCGGGAATGGGCAAATCGGTCGTTTTGCGATTGCTTGCTCACCAAATCAAGCGGTTGCCGGATGTCGTGGTGGGATCCATCGATCACCCGCAAAGTCGCGTACCGGATTTCTATCGCGAGCTCGGCGACATTTTGCTGTGCCGCTTCGAGCAAGCAATCGGTGGGGTGGCTTCAAAGCATTGCGAGGGCGGTGGGCAGAGCACATCGGACAAACCTTGATGCGCCCGGTCCTCGCGATTGACGAGGCGCAGGAGATGCACGATGATGTCTTGTCCGAATTGCGTCTCTTGGCGAGCAAGGACTTCGATTCGCGGTCGCTGTTTTGTGTCGTATTTGCGGGTGACATTCGCTTGCCGAATCGATTTCCGGAGGCCGGAGCTCGTGCCGCTCGGAAGTCGAATTCGCCGGCGATTGAACCTGGAGCAAGCCTCGAACGAAGACATTACCGCGTGTCTCGATCATTTGCTTGCGGCTGCGGGTAATGCGACATTGATGTCATCGGCGCTCAAAGCGACGCTGGTCGAGCATGCGGTCGGCAATTACCGCATCATGATGCACATGGGCGACGAGCTCTTGGCGGCCGGGCGCCGAGCGCAATGCAGCGCAACTCGACGAAAAGCTCTTCCTCGACGTATTTCATCTGCAGCGCCCGAAGACCGGAGGAAAACGCCGATGATGCGCTCGCCGCCGCTGGTCATTCCATCGGTCAACGATATCCGATTTGCGCCCGAGCGTGCGTCGCTCGTGATTTTGCAAGCCGCGCTCATCGTAGCGGCTCGCGCGCTCGTGGTCGAACATCCGAGCGTCCAATCGCGTGACGATCCGCGGCTCTTCGATCCACCGACGCTCGCTCACGCTCGCGAATTGCTCGACCAATTCAATGAGCTCACAGATTCGCTCGAGCGCTACTTTGCCGCTGTGGATGCAGTGGCGGAGCCGAAGCGCGTCGCCCTCGACGACTCGATTTTCTAAGCCCCGAATCCATCAAATAGCGTGCATGAGTAATTTGCATGCAAAGCATCAAATAGCGCGCTACCTCGAGCAAAGCATCAAACACCGTGCACACGACGACGGGGCATCAATTTGCCTGCTCAGATGCGCGGACATCAAATAGCGTGCACGAGGGCGAAGGCATCAGAATGCGTGCACGAGGGAGCATCAGATAGCGTGGAGATGCTGAATCGATATGTGCACCGCGCGCCGATGTTCGCGCACCTTCGGCCATGCATGTTCACGTCGTTTGGCCACCTCCCCGAACCTTCCCAATCGATGTTCGCTTGACCGCCGAGGTCCGCGCACCTTCGGCCATCCACGTGCGCATCGCCATGGCGACTTCCCTGGACCTTCGCCAGCAATCCGCACATCCTTCCGAGGTCTGGTTTCACCTGCACGATCGGAGTTTCCGCCAAAATCGTCCGCCTGGACACTCGATCCACCTTGACGCCGGTCGTCCGCACGCATAGTGCGCTCGTATTCAACCTGGAGGTTTTATGGACGACGATTTCGATCCGTCGCGGTATGCGCGTGCTCCTAAGCTCGATGTGCCAAGCGCCATTGCGCTTTCCATCAAGCTGCTCGCGGCCATGCCCCAAAAAGCGCCTGCGCCCGTCAAAAAGGCCGCAAAGGCGCTCCGCGCCAAGACCATCGCTTTGCAATCAGCGTGGAAGGCGCGCGATCGCGTCGAAAAACGCCCCGACCCGCGGCCCATCGACGTCTCCGCGGACAATGCAATGAGCCGCCTCATCGGGCGCATCGAAGATTACGCGGGACTTCCTGCGGAAACGTACCCGCTGGCGGCACGAGCGCAGAGCATCCTTGGGACGCTATTTCCGAATGGCGCATCGTTTCTAAAAAGCGATTATGCTAGCCAATGGGCCGAGACGCAAAAGCGTATCGAGCGCATCGACGAAGAAAACCTCGAGGACGACATCAATGCCATTGCAGGTCCCGAGTTTCTCAAGGAAGTGCGGCGCATTCACAAGCTTTATGGCGAAGCCATTGGTGTGACGAAAGCGCGCAGCGAATCGCCCGTACCGAGCCTCGCGCAGCCGCTCCGTGACGTGGGCGCCGCAATGACGCTGTATGCGGTGCAATTGGTATCGGTGTGCGTCGATGAAGAAGCTTCCAATGAAGCGCGATCCGCAGCGCAGGAAGCATTGAAACCATTCGACGCACATCGAGCCGCAGCGGCGCGCCGAGATGCACAAAAAGGCGAAGATACCTCGATTACGCCAGATACAGCCGTCCCCGAAGTGTCGGACGCGCCGGTGTAGTCGCGGCAGTCAACTGGCGGCACACTTCCGCGTCGCAACACCCTCTCCAATCCCACGCTCAAAAATGACACCAAGCCCATCGCGTGAATTCGCTGTCCGCACCTCTTCAGCATAAAGATCGACGTGGTGCGAAGATCGCCGCCTACTTATGGCGTTTCTTCTTGTGGAGGCTTCCACAGGTCCCATCCCTCGTCCGGTGCTGGAACGCCGATACCAGCTAAAAACTCGCGAGCGACGGTAATGATAGCTCCTGGAGCGACCCGACTGATTGACCATGTATTCAGAAGCGTTCGCATTGCACGCGCTGGTCCTAGAATGCGTGCATCTTTCACCCTATTTTCGGGCCTGTCGAACATGGCAAGAAAGTCATCGAAAAGCGCCAGAACCTCCTCGTGCGTAGCCAGTTTGGAATCCTCGATCTGCGCAAGATATCACGGTGCGGCAAATACGGTCATAAGATTTAAAACTCCACTCAACGTACGTATCAGCCGCGTTTGCTGCTCTAGCCTGGATTGATCGGTACGCGCCTGATCCGGCTCACTATCTTCGCTCATTGGCTCTATCCTTCAATACGGTATGCAGAACGGTCCAACAAAGACGTCCTTGAATGATGAGATTGCGCCTGCGCCGACAGCCACAATCTTCAGCGGCGACGTGCCAGTCTCTACACACACATAGGAACACCACTTTTTGAACACGATATGTTTGAGAACTTCGGCGATCCAACTAGGACAACCACGGCAACCTGCGTCACCACACGCATCAACATAGCACATATGACGGACGCTAGGCGCGCCCATGGCGCAGCGGGCATTCATGGCGCAACCTTGATCACCACATTCAAACTTGGGTGATATTGCCAATTCATCAA is from Polyangiaceae bacterium and encodes:
- a CDS encoding VTT domain-containing protein — protein: MAISAKHWKRLSRLLLVGLLLAFPFVVMRVPLVRRALVDLVEFMREVPLLGVGLFLVIETIALLVTTPLWLMSGLAGYAYGFGWGLLLAWPGVTLCACIVFLVGRTFANKIFLARSAETHFWRAVDHAVRTSGFKITLLMRLAVTFPQNLATYMLSATSLKLRDFALGTFCGLFPATVVHAYIGSNVESAAALVSGEHSARGPLAWVTMVLGLALTLAAVFVASRYARRALDQALAEAARANH
- a CDS encoding DUF4297 domain-containing protein, with protein sequence MSDKPDNDQTLTGLLQRLLGPPREIDGSRATNRLSFQVHWGLWKTLTLHQTPRDYAVLFDFHDDIVVFEPADAPQRAEFYQVKTRTDPHWTLGTLLEADGPSGSVFGKLCLHIVKFRGYVHLVALVSNKTFGLKLTTGVPSDHLNEVSFADIDTETFDKLMDRAHKDVASIGETIEPQEAKDVVRFIVTALPLEDQETFLLGEVNKCLAKTFSHCRDQRFNSVGAYRHLCLEVERRTKFEYLHNIKNAEDLFRFKTLTRRELTDTLKEYDPRMDPEQAFQHLEPTLAQNGYSDRKRSSIRTAWRTYAARVRDPHDASIRAVREEVQRFAKSAKRDESWDSYRDLIERGVRDVLPEIEHLPLKYRDLDLLAAAVLMEFYRLEYDETDRADTHDAAPESGLQPSNSQPEEKAP
- a CDS encoding YwiC-like family protein, giving the protein MPLIAGLALGTPNVASIGLAVGALATFFAHEPLLVLLGQRGARARAQDGARAAKRLKLLGTIAVVFGGVGLFFAPTIARLGALPPLLLACIVVWFVWRKEEKTTLGEVVAATALSGVGFPIALAEGVDLFRAALVWVVWAVAFALATVAVRAVIARAKHAGPLPIVTAYVALVGSIVASVGLALAGQLPMSVPIALVPFRKCWASACSSHPCIRSTCARWAGAWLRRASRRVGLS
- a CDS encoding putative metal-binding motif-containing protein; the encoded protein is MARNRWTSKYLLKLGGLVKGVAAAATGGLVAVTLMACYGGPPGDSFDFDGDGYPDYADCNDNDASMNPGATDTLGDGIDQNCDGVDGVSSSESSSSSGSGGSGGGGGSGGSGGACTTCDQAVKATGLGAPADPFCTPASEAAFDALKTCTCTDCMTDCGSNICTGAAATTECSTCVMTNCSTQNLDCAAN